The following proteins are encoded in a genomic region of Sorangiineae bacterium MSr12523:
- a CDS encoding GNAT family N-acetyltransferase: MNVAATKPAWSLGRAEPSDRAALITLLGAQFLEHDIRLTPDQLAVSVDGVLSDPTRGLFLVARLAGPRSEPVSERPPYPGAPIPPPPASSPGDVVVGLAYLSFMWTLEHGGVSAWLDVLYVVPEQRSRGIGRALLTASLEASQQRGCVAVDLEIEASHARAANLYLRLGFRPHARTRWVKPLRGLTSY, from the coding sequence ATGAACGTAGCCGCAACCAAGCCCGCCTGGTCACTCGGCCGCGCCGAACCGAGCGACCGCGCCGCGCTGATCACGTTGCTCGGCGCGCAATTCCTCGAGCACGACATCCGGTTGACACCCGACCAACTCGCCGTGTCGGTCGATGGGGTTCTCAGCGACCCCACGCGAGGGTTGTTCCTCGTGGCCCGCCTCGCCGGCCCGCGCTCCGAGCCCGTATCGGAGCGCCCTCCGTACCCGGGCGCACCGATCCCGCCTCCCCCGGCGTCCTCACCGGGTGACGTGGTGGTGGGGCTCGCGTACCTGTCGTTCATGTGGACCTTGGAGCACGGCGGTGTGTCCGCCTGGCTCGACGTGCTTTATGTGGTGCCAGAGCAGCGAAGTCGTGGAATCGGGCGCGCTTTGCTCACGGCGTCGCTGGAGGCGTCGCAACAGCGCGGGTGCGTCGCCGTCGATTTGGAAATCGAGGCCTCCCATGCACGGGCCGCAAATTTGTATTTGCGCCTCGGGTTCCGCCCGCACGCCCGCACGCGCTGGGTGAAGCCGCTGCGCGGGCTGACATCGTATTAG
- a CDS encoding helix-turn-helix transcriptional regulator — translation MTRSYGDPCGIARALDVVGERWALLIVRELLFGPKRFTDLKAGLAGASPNVLSQRLRELEAGGIVQRRRAGGALYELTDWGRELHPILLSLGRWGARSPVGPVGVLSVDALMVALEATFVPENAAALRANYEIRLGEDRFSVDIDDGAIAIGRANSRNPDAIIDTDPSTLRALVFGDRKLAGAPVEIRGDARLARKFFRLFARPSSPPPQRM, via the coding sequence GTGACACGTAGTTACGGAGACCCTTGTGGTATTGCCAGAGCGCTCGACGTCGTCGGGGAGCGGTGGGCTCTGCTCATCGTCCGCGAGCTCCTGTTCGGGCCGAAGCGGTTCACCGATCTCAAGGCTGGCCTTGCGGGCGCAAGCCCGAATGTGCTGTCCCAGCGGCTCCGTGAGCTCGAGGCGGGCGGCATCGTGCAGCGGCGCAGGGCCGGTGGCGCACTCTACGAGCTCACGGATTGGGGCCGCGAGCTGCATCCAATTCTATTGAGCCTCGGTCGCTGGGGCGCGCGCTCGCCCGTGGGCCCCGTGGGGGTGCTGAGCGTCGACGCCCTGATGGTCGCACTCGAGGCGACCTTCGTACCGGAAAACGCCGCCGCACTGCGCGCGAATTACGAGATCAGGCTGGGCGAAGATCGCTTTTCCGTCGATATCGATGATGGGGCCATCGCCATCGGGCGCGCCAACTCGCGCAACCCCGATGCCATCATCGATACCGATCCCAGCACCCTGCGGGCCTTGGTCTTTGGCGATCGAAAACTCGCCGGAGCGCCCGTGGAAATCCGAGGGGACGCACGACTGGCACGGAAGTTCTTTCGTCTCTTCGCGCGCCCATCATCCCCGCCGCCCCAACGCATGTAA
- a CDS encoding PhzF family phenazine biosynthesis protein: MTSTSLHVLHVFAVPGTTGPSGNPTTIALHADALSSEDMRGIAARFGHESGFVSAPPAGSAFDFTFRFFVPNHEMEMCGHATLGALWIVRELGLWPASRASVAISTKSGPVTGQLIEGELGGRIAISQPKGRVVTLPDPDAHTARVASVLGITPGDLAGPIRNAATSRVKTLVPLKSEDAVHALRPDFARMEALCEDIGSTGLYPYAAVDLQKRIFEARQFPKAVGYPEDAATGIAASALAFGLLENGLVTANEQPICVRQGRAMGQPSQIEVTFDGTNGCWLTGHVRREVKE, from the coding sequence ATGACCTCGACCTCGCTCCATGTCCTGCATGTCTTCGCCGTCCCTGGCACCACCGGCCCGAGTGGCAACCCGACCACCATCGCGCTCCATGCGGATGCGCTATCCAGCGAGGATATGCGGGGCATCGCCGCGCGGTTCGGGCATGAGAGCGGCTTCGTTTCCGCGCCCCCGGCTGGGTCGGCGTTCGACTTCACCTTCCGCTTTTTCGTACCCAATCACGAAATGGAGATGTGTGGCCACGCCACCTTGGGTGCCCTTTGGATCGTGCGCGAGCTCGGCCTTTGGCCGGCATCGCGCGCCAGCGTCGCGATATCGACGAAAAGCGGCCCCGTGACGGGGCAACTCATCGAGGGTGAGCTGGGAGGGCGCATCGCGATTTCGCAGCCCAAGGGCCGAGTGGTCACATTGCCGGATCCGGACGCACACACGGCACGGGTAGCCTCGGTGCTGGGCATCACGCCGGGCGACCTCGCCGGGCCGATTCGGAACGCGGCCACGAGCCGGGTCAAGACGCTGGTGCCATTGAAGAGCGAGGATGCCGTCCACGCGCTCCGTCCGGATTTCGCGCGCATGGAGGCGCTCTGCGAGGACATCGGCTCGACGGGCCTCTATCCCTATGCGGCGGTGGATTTGCAAAAGCGCATCTTCGAGGCGCGCCAATTCCCCAAGGCCGTCGGCTACCCCGAGGATGCCGCAACGGGCATCGCGGCCAGTGCGCTTGCATTCGGGCTGCTGGAGAATGGCCTGGTGACCGCCAACGAGCAGCCCATTTGCGTGCGACAGGGTCGAGCCATGGGCCAGCCTTCGCAAATCGAGGTGACCTTCGACGGCACGAACGGCTGCTGGCTCACGGGACACGTGCGGCGCGAGGTCAAGGAATAG
- a CDS encoding RNA-binding transcriptional accessory protein — MTAPEVPVENAFDPVPAIAEELKLAPAAVRAVVKLLEEGATVPFIARYRKEATGGLDEVQIRTIEERRTYLLELHERRTAILSEISSQGKLTPELKKKIEAAGTKAELEDLYLPYKPKRRTRATIAKERGLEPLANLIWSQAREGHPLVNAATYVDPAKEVPDVQAALAGARDICAERVAEHAEVRKMVRETFAQHASLSVSKTKDYADKTTKFDAYAKFEEPVSSIPSHRFLAIRRGENEGVLRASIELAAEVVLPKIERMVGIVQGTPFAGELTQATQDAYKRLIVPSTQVDVRVELKLRSDRAAVDVFAQNLRELLLAAPFGPRTVLAIDPGQRTGCKCAMVDATGKVLAHETIYLVQGAEATERGKKVLRELLGKHRPSAVAVGNGTHGRETELFVRELLVAEGLKEVPCVSVSEAGASVYSASDIAREEFPDLDLTVRGAISIARRLQDPLAELVKIDPKSIGVGQYQHDVLQTLLARKLDEVVESCVNRVGVELNTASAPLLARVAGIGASLAKKIVEFRHARGAFKDRRALLEVPGVGPRTFEQAAGFLRIHGGENPLDASAVHPERYPLVERMATDLGVPVGTLVGKGDLIDKIDPKRYQEGDVGSFTLQDILSELRKPGRDPRATFEPPKFRDDVRTMEDLKPDMELEGVVTNVTAFGAFVDIGVHQDGLVHVSKLTDRYVKDPNEVVKVGDKIKVRVLEVDLGRKRISLTARKEASANVGGAHGKQPPPQTRNQGQGRNDRGRGQGPKQGGAPRPQEKAFTNNPFEKLLRNNKP, encoded by the coding sequence ATGACCGCTCCTGAAGTCCCCGTCGAGAATGCTTTCGATCCCGTCCCGGCCATTGCCGAAGAGCTAAAGCTCGCTCCGGCGGCCGTCCGTGCCGTGGTCAAGTTGCTCGAGGAGGGCGCCACCGTCCCGTTCATCGCGCGCTACCGAAAGGAAGCCACCGGCGGCCTCGACGAGGTCCAGATCCGCACCATCGAGGAGCGCCGTACCTACCTCCTCGAATTGCACGAGCGGCGCACCGCCATCCTGTCGGAGATCTCCTCGCAGGGAAAATTGACGCCGGAGCTCAAAAAGAAAATCGAGGCGGCCGGCACCAAGGCCGAGCTCGAAGACCTGTATTTGCCGTACAAGCCCAAGCGACGTACGCGTGCGACCATCGCCAAAGAACGCGGGCTCGAGCCGCTGGCCAACCTCATTTGGTCGCAGGCGCGGGAGGGTCATCCACTGGTGAACGCCGCCACCTACGTCGACCCTGCGAAGGAAGTGCCCGATGTTCAGGCAGCGCTCGCGGGTGCCCGGGACATCTGCGCCGAGCGCGTGGCCGAGCATGCCGAAGTGCGCAAGATGGTGCGCGAAACCTTCGCGCAACATGCCAGCTTGTCCGTGAGCAAGACCAAGGACTACGCCGACAAGACGACCAAGTTCGATGCGTATGCCAAGTTCGAAGAGCCGGTGTCGAGCATCCCCTCGCACCGCTTCTTGGCCATTCGCCGCGGCGAAAATGAAGGTGTTCTGCGCGCATCCATCGAGCTTGCGGCGGAGGTGGTGCTTCCGAAGATCGAGCGCATGGTGGGCATCGTCCAGGGGACGCCTTTTGCGGGCGAGCTAACGCAGGCGACGCAAGACGCGTACAAACGACTCATCGTGCCAAGCACCCAGGTCGACGTGCGGGTGGAGCTCAAGTTGCGCTCCGACCGAGCTGCGGTCGACGTGTTCGCGCAGAACCTCCGCGAGCTGCTCCTGGCGGCGCCGTTCGGCCCGCGCACGGTGTTGGCCATCGACCCCGGGCAGCGCACGGGCTGCAAATGCGCGATGGTGGATGCCACGGGCAAGGTTCTGGCGCACGAAACGATTTACCTGGTGCAGGGCGCCGAGGCGACGGAACGTGGCAAGAAGGTGTTGCGCGAGCTTCTGGGCAAGCATCGGCCAAGCGCCGTGGCCGTGGGCAACGGTACGCATGGACGCGAGACGGAGCTGTTCGTGCGTGAGCTGCTCGTGGCCGAGGGCCTCAAAGAGGTGCCCTGTGTCTCGGTGAGCGAGGCCGGTGCCAGCGTGTACTCTGCAAGCGATATCGCGCGCGAGGAGTTCCCCGACTTGGACCTGACGGTGCGCGGGGCCATCAGCATCGCGCGCCGGCTGCAAGATCCGCTGGCGGAGCTGGTGAAAATCGACCCGAAGAGCATCGGCGTGGGCCAGTACCAGCACGACGTGTTGCAGACGCTGCTCGCGCGCAAGCTCGACGAAGTAGTGGAAAGCTGCGTGAACCGCGTTGGCGTGGAGCTGAATACGGCGAGCGCGCCGCTCTTGGCGCGCGTTGCGGGCATCGGTGCGTCGCTGGCGAAGAAGATCGTCGAGTTTCGCCATGCGCGCGGTGCCTTCAAGGATCGGCGCGCGCTTCTGGAGGTTCCCGGCGTGGGGCCGCGCACGTTCGAGCAAGCGGCGGGCTTTTTGCGTATCCACGGTGGCGAGAACCCGCTCGATGCGAGTGCGGTGCACCCCGAGCGCTATCCGCTGGTGGAGCGGATGGCGACCGACTTGGGCGTCCCGGTGGGCACCTTGGTGGGCAAGGGAGATCTCATCGATAAGATCGATCCGAAGCGTTACCAAGAAGGCGACGTAGGCAGCTTCACCCTGCAGGACATTCTGAGCGAGCTGCGGAAGCCGGGGCGCGATCCGCGTGCGACGTTCGAGCCGCCCAAGTTCCGCGACGACGTTCGCACGATGGAGGACTTGAAGCCCGACATGGAGCTCGAGGGCGTCGTCACCAACGTGACCGCATTTGGCGCCTTCGTGGACATCGGTGTGCACCAGGACGGGCTCGTGCACGTGTCGAAGTTGACGGATCGCTACGTGAAAGACCCGAACGAGGTCGTCAAAGTGGGCGACAAGATCAAGGTGCGCGTTCTCGAGGTCGATTTGGGGCGGAAACGCATTTCGCTGACGGCGCGGAAGGAAGCGTCGGCCAACGTGGGCGGTGCGCACGGGAAACAGCCACCGCCGCAGACCCGCAATCAGGGGCAGGGCAGAAACGACCGCGGGCGAGGGCAGGGGCCCAAGCAGGGAGGCGCGCCGCGGCCGCAGGAAAAGGCATTTACGAACAATCCGTTCGAAAAGCTTTTGCGGAACAACAAACCGTAA
- a CDS encoding bifunctional serine/threonine-protein kinase/formylglycine-generating enzyme family protein, whose amino-acid sequence MPALTIPVTIDALDILGRTIDGKYRVEELVGQGGFALVYRAMHTIWNKPVAIKLFTALANVLPDQRDRFMASFVQEGALLTELSARSSNIVQARDVGTYTSPDGHWLPYMVLEWLDGVTLARVLTEERASKQPPWSVGEMMTFLGPVAAALEVAHARGIAHRDIKPGNLFVLGKNARAGGTVVKLLDFGLAKMMADESQLHAALAKTGTNIKSFTPAYGAPEQFTRTYGATGPWTDVFALALVAVRMLSGRRALDGDDVAQLAYSACSVERRPTPRALGAEVSDEVERVFARALAVQTTDRYASAGAFWLALEAALRPVPPVEESVSIPVAEPEKPSQGPRGGGALRIAAGILALTLIAVFAFFRFHQRTKSQEAPPAPSGMPPAPVLAAAVVTTCPDDTVEIPAGQYFMGSDRKDTHPNQKPTHHVKVAAFCMDIHEVTARDYKACSQIGQCRRAPVDVDWPGITRQERKAYSTACTGAAPDKADHPINCVTWPMAHAYCAARGKRLPTEAEWEYAARGPDGRTFPWGDEAPTPLLVNACGSECSAWGDSKGVELDMLYSTSDGYPTTSPVGKFPSGKSRYGLYDVAGNVWEWVADWYGDYSAVEAENPTGPENGDRRVIRGGGWNGAFDDWLLPSFRYAQDPEARSHGIGFRCAKSL is encoded by the coding sequence GTGCCCGCCTTGACCATTCCCGTCACCATCGATGCGCTCGATATCCTCGGGCGGACCATCGATGGGAAGTACCGCGTCGAGGAGCTCGTCGGCCAGGGAGGGTTTGCCCTGGTGTACCGGGCGATGCACACGATTTGGAACAAGCCGGTGGCCATCAAGCTGTTCACCGCGCTGGCCAATGTGCTGCCGGACCAGCGGGATAGGTTCATGGCGTCCTTCGTTCAGGAGGGGGCGCTGCTTACCGAGTTGAGCGCTCGTTCGTCCAACATCGTGCAGGCCCGCGACGTCGGCACGTACACGTCACCGGACGGTCACTGGCTTCCCTATATGGTGCTCGAGTGGCTCGATGGGGTGACGCTTGCCCGCGTGCTCACGGAGGAGCGCGCTTCGAAACAGCCGCCCTGGTCGGTGGGCGAGATGATGACCTTCCTGGGCCCGGTGGCCGCGGCGCTGGAGGTGGCGCACGCGCGAGGGATTGCGCACCGCGACATCAAGCCGGGGAACCTGTTCGTGCTCGGGAAAAATGCGCGCGCCGGCGGCACCGTGGTGAAGCTTCTCGATTTCGGCTTGGCCAAGATGATGGCCGACGAATCGCAACTTCACGCGGCATTGGCAAAAACCGGTACGAACATCAAGTCGTTCACGCCCGCGTATGGGGCGCCGGAGCAATTCACGCGCACCTACGGCGCGACGGGACCGTGGACGGACGTGTTCGCGCTGGCGTTGGTGGCCGTGCGCATGTTGAGCGGGCGTCGCGCGCTCGATGGCGACGATGTCGCGCAACTCGCCTATTCCGCATGTTCCGTGGAGCGACGGCCGACGCCGCGCGCGCTGGGCGCCGAGGTTTCCGACGAGGTCGAACGCGTCTTCGCGCGAGCCCTCGCCGTGCAAACGACGGATCGCTATGCGAGCGCGGGCGCCTTCTGGCTCGCGTTGGAAGCCGCCCTCCGCCCGGTGCCTCCGGTGGAGGAGTCCGTTTCCATTCCGGTTGCGGAACCCGAAAAACCCTCGCAAGGGCCCCGGGGTGGGGGAGCCCTTCGCATCGCCGCCGGCATACTCGCACTCACGCTCATCGCCGTGTTCGCCTTCTTCAGGTTCCACCAGAGAACCAAGAGCCAGGAGGCTCCGCCAGCCCCCTCGGGCATGCCGCCCGCCCCGGTTCTTGCCGCCGCCGTCGTCACGACATGCCCCGACGACACCGTGGAAATCCCGGCAGGCCAATACTTCATGGGCTCCGACCGCAAAGACACCCACCCCAACCAGAAGCCCACACACCACGTCAAAGTGGCCGCCTTCTGCATGGATATCCACGAGGTCACGGCCCGAGACTACAAAGCCTGTTCCCAAATCGGCCAATGCCGCCGCGCGCCCGTCGATGTCGATTGGCCCGGCATCACCCGCCAAGAGCGTAAGGCCTATTCCACCGCGTGCACGGGCGCAGCCCCCGACAAAGCCGATCATCCGATCAACTGTGTTACCTGGCCCATGGCCCATGCCTATTGCGCGGCACGCGGCAAGCGATTGCCCACCGAGGCGGAATGGGAATACGCGGCGCGCGGCCCCGACGGACGCACATTCCCGTGGGGAGATGAAGCGCCCACGCCCCTCCTCGTGAACGCGTGCGGCTCGGAGTGCAGCGCCTGGGGCGATTCCAAAGGGGTCGAGCTCGATATGCTCTATTCGACCAGCGACGGATACCCCACCACGTCCCCCGTCGGAAAATTCCCTTCAGGCAAATCCCGTTATGGCCTTTACGACGTTGCCGGCAATGTGTGGGAATGGGTCGCCGACTGGTACGGCGATTACAGCGCCGTCGAAGCCGAGAATCCCACCGGCCCCGAGAACGGTGACCGCCGCGTCATCCGCGGCGGCGGCTGGAACGGGGCCTTCGACGATTGGCTTCTCCCGTCGTTCCGCTACGCGCAAGATCCCGAGGCACGGAGCCACGGGATCGGCTTTCGCTGCGCGAAGTCTTTGTAG
- a CDS encoding LysE family transporter yields MPYIPLLLTLLAVDFLSVVSPGPNFVVITETAMRQTRRQAAALVLGIVTGSVIWSVAVILGLTALFTIWPWLYGAMKMGGGAYLVYLGARAWQDRGRGPATIGTAPEAAPPVRHSIAASYFRGLLTNLMNPKSIVYFGSVFALFMKPGTPAWVHLSAIGIVMGDGLVWYGTLAALFSSQIAQRLHARAERTIRRVTGTVMMGLGVKLMLARD; encoded by the coding sequence ATGCCTTACATTCCCTTACTGCTCACGTTGTTGGCCGTGGACTTTCTCTCGGTGGTGAGTCCTGGGCCGAACTTCGTGGTCATCACGGAAACGGCGATGCGGCAGACGCGGCGACAGGCTGCCGCGCTCGTGTTGGGCATCGTGACCGGCAGTGTGATCTGGTCCGTGGCCGTCATTTTGGGCCTCACGGCGCTTTTTACCATTTGGCCATGGCTCTACGGCGCGATGAAAATGGGCGGCGGCGCCTACCTCGTTTATCTTGGCGCGCGCGCCTGGCAGGATCGCGGGCGCGGCCCGGCGACCATAGGGACCGCACCCGAAGCCGCGCCGCCGGTTCGCCATTCCATCGCGGCGAGCTATTTCCGTGGCCTATTGACCAATTTGATGAATCCGAAGTCCATCGTCTACTTCGGTAGCGTCTTTGCGCTCTTCATGAAGCCGGGCACGCCCGCGTGGGTGCACCTTTCGGCCATCGGCATCGTCATGGGCGATGGCCTCGTGTGGTACGGCACCCTGGCCGCGCTCTTTTCGAGCCAAATCGCCCAACGGCTTCATGCCCGCGCCGAGCGCACGATCCGCCGCGTCACTGGCACCGTCATGATGGGCCTCGGCGTCAAATTGATGCTTGCGCGCGATTAG